CTATCGTATATCTGACTATTAGACTtacatgttatttaaaaacgatttaagaaggaatatcttaaatatttaaatcgtgGTTATGCAACAGATCACGGTCAAACAGTGTAGCCTAGAGGCATAGAGTGGCTATTATTAATCTCGGTGTTACAACTgtagtaaaattgtttaaagcGATAAGAGTAGattgtttatttgataaatttaaatgataagaaCTAAAAGCAACCAATCAAAATAATGGACCCAGCCGATATTGTTATTGTTCTGttgtgttttttatgttttcgtTATCTACTAAGTGTTATCTACTTGTTCATACATCCGAAATTTTagtgtgtaaaataaattttatgataatatacgacTGTGTAGTATATTATTCACTAATTTTACACTTTACAGTATTACAGCCTTGCAATTTGCAGggttaaatcaattaaatactttaatattcgATCCAGGTAGTACCTAtctaaagttttaatttttaactattacatCTGTATCTGCGATTTGTGTTCGTGTGTCCAGGACCCGGTGACTTGAACTgtataactaggtacctacctatttttgtGGTAAAATGGTAAGCATTATATTTGaaacagtaatttattataataagaattatgtccttactttttattatttcttaaaattgtataaaaacgaACATGGGTTTCtggtatatatacttaatatagtgttatttatatttactatcttAAAAGGTTGAATACCTGTTtatgttattcaaataaataaacatgcaGTATTATGGCATTTTGCATATTGtgcaaacatttttactatatgATATATTGCCATAAGCCATATACCATCATAGATGATTATCTATGTATGCCATTAGCCAAATAAAATTCAGTTtccaaatgaaataaatttcaaaaatattctgtttgacTCATTTTAAGTCAAACTGTAAACTAATAATCACaatatgttaatacatattattataagtagttaCTTTTGGAATGCTACAggatttagatatattttttaaaaatgtcatgcatGTCTCTTTAGATCAGTAATctcatacttataaaataaaaattcacctAAATTcctactaattaattatatttatttatgatattatggtagatattacattattttatgtttacaggGTACTAAAGTGTGTGATATTGGAGATGATGTTAAAGAAACATTGAGAAAGTTTCGGTTCcgtaaaacaacaaaaaatgctGCTCTTATAAGTAAGCAATTGTCaatatcaatatacatttttaattttaaagattattcttatatttttttgcaattgTAAATAGTGAAAGTAGATAGAGAAAAACAGCAAGTATGTGTAGATGAAATGTTGGACGATGTTACTCTTGAGGAACTAAGAGAAATTTTACCTGGTCATCAGCcacgttatattatttactgctgTAAAATGGAACATGAAGATGGGCGAGTGTCATTCCCGATGTGCTTCATTTATTTCACCCCAAgaggtattttataatagtttttaatgaattttactATCTTGGTaccaattgttatttatttttagatagtcATATGgaattacaaataatgtatGCAGGAACTAAAATGGCCTTACAACGTGAAGCCAACTTGACTAGGGTGTATGAAGTGAGAGAATTGGATGAAATGACCGATGAGTGGTTACAAGACTGTGTTATGGGaaagtaatattttgtatacatttaaaatggtttataaatgacatgaaatagattttaaaatgaatatacagttttaaaaagataccataaactaatttaaaagaaatattgacccatatttattttaaatgatctaCACacttttagatattaaaatagataGAACCAAGTACAGAccactaaataaaattaaactgttcAATGTCCAttgcaatttgtttttataatattcgatgtaccacatcaaaatattttatacattaattattgactaccattttaagtttttttattattattctttaatcaTTGgggcatatttaaaatattttaaccactaTAAACATTCCTTTTGACTTTGCACTTGTGTGTACTatgataaagtattttatttttaaattgtatatcataatttttttacacaaaaatcaACAAACCCCTGTTttgatataaatactatattttcgataatttaggttatctaaattataaatgtgtgattttttactttatactatatttataaataatttatacagaaacttatacaaactatttgtacaattatacatgctaatttattgtattattaatacaaatgatttttaagtggatttatattttagaagacatattattttctgttaaattaatcaatgttcatatatttattatgataaatatatatttttttttcattttttttttttttttgttaaaaaatacatttttaagtttgttaaattgtattaaataaatatttatttaatttttttcattgttttacaTAAAAGATATCTGTAGtgtaatattttctttgaagATTACACTTACTAATAGCTTATAATTTAGGTAAAGAATGtcacttttttataataaatgattaactgtgttttatattattggttatagtttactataaatattgtttaggagtgtaaatatacatttaaaaaaaaactaggtatattctaaaaaaaaaattctttattaaCTTTCACCAACACTATTTTGCAAAGTTTCACGACCATAATCACATTTACTTTTAGAATGTGGGTTATGTTAGTTCTTAGTCATTGGATCGGTTACCAGACATTTGTGATATTAATTCATTAGTcagtgtttattaattaaaacaactgtttaatatacacaatacacagtTCTTGATTAATTACCAACTATTCAGCTAAATCAGGGTAAAAGGACTATTTGGAAAAATTtggataacaaaattaataaataatgattttaagatacttgaaaaataatattgattaatgatcacttaataagtatattatattatctttatttataaattaataacaaaaatgcaGTGTGATCTTCATGtacaaatatgtttattgtataagacaaataaataatgcgttttaaaattttacaaaaatgcaATAGTTAAGTGTATCTATTTATTGTAATGACAATTGTAATACCGATAAAATGTACTAGCTATGTATAAgcattttttataagttattacttaattcatatttttattttttttttttttagttttatatcttTATGAGACCaactaattgaaaatatattttataatcataaaaaaatatcattaaaatataaaaacataataataataaaacttttaaagttatataattaataatgatggccttatattaatattaaaatgtttatagtaaagtttatttatttactaatattgtaCTTGTGTCTTGTATGTATCAATGcactaaacataaaaaaaatttaatttaaatctatataacatattaaattagcAAACtggtacattttattacttacGAAATTACAGTACTTTTAAAgctttattaatacaaaattgaaaatataataactaaaatgacaaaatattaaataaatataatgacttattaataaaaatgtacaaatcatataaatacatatcacTAAGAGTgacttttaacatttattatgtttaattattaattatacacttaaaaaaaattgtaataagttACATTCTAAACAAAAATGCGAACACATTAATAGgtagatattgtattatatatttatatacatgtacaCACATACCtttgtattataagtatattgtgtatgtgaaggaatattttatattgtgtttctATAAAACAAACTACAAGTCTCAAGTATGATTAGAGGTACTTAGAAGTAATGTTTCTTCTGTAACGAATATAGAGTCTCAAATTGTTTTGGGCAACGTCCGGTTCGAGAAGAGTAAATGCCATATTCACACATTGGTAACAAGCACTGACCCGATGTAATACagctgttgaaaaaaaaacagtgtttaAAGTTGTTAAAACTTTTTGATTGAATTATGATTgattttggtaaataattttctgcaatttaatgacattttatatactTGTTATACGATGactttaatatacaaatagaaTGAATATAGcgcctataataaattaaatgtatgtagaataaatattacttactatCTATCGAGATGATTAAAATACACGTTGCCTTTCTTATATCGGATGCACTCTCGTTGTTTGTCGAAACAGTCACACGAACATGAACCGTTGGTTGAATAACGTACAGTGTATTCCGTGGGACACTtgcaactatattttataacaacaattattcaattattgattattgtatattaggtaATTGACACACACTAAAGTAGTAAAGTGGACTTAGGGGCATACACCTACATTCATTAGCCGCTAGGTACCCCAATCGGTTTTCAGTTTAACAATTTACTTTATTTCTTTGCTTAGTATTTTTAGTTACCAATAGGTACATTAGTTAACTAAGtcatttttcatacgttttcaaTTTCTAAGAACAAAACTTATGAGAGGATTTGTAAAATACCCATAGGTGCTCATAATGAAAGGgttactaaacaaaataaactagAAATTCGCTAAACTAAACCAGTGTGAAcaataatgcaccgggatgtttAGACCATATCATTTAAATGGTTCATTATTTTggtgcgggataatgtgggataattttaaacctatCTAGTTTAGCGAATTTCTAGAAAGTCTCATATTAGAACACCCCGATTAATTGGGTTAAATCTCTCacacctaatatatattttatgttgtttttttaaacaatgactcctatgaaattgtatattatttttaatttaaattaaatttttatattttcaatttttacttgGGAAttcagaaataatttataaattattctgtttatttatctaataataatcgtcaaaataatatttattaaacttctGCGTGAGCATAAGCGCATAGCccataggtaattaaataaaaaaaacaatttaatacttataatcatctgtgcataatgtatataataatatatatttatacgttgacttatcttttatattttatacgccgTAAAAGTTATTGTGAATCCGAAATTTCAACGAAAACACCAGCATTAATACACGCCTAGTTTCgctaaaaatcttaaaaaatgataGTGTAACAGTTACACTGTATCTATACCTATaagttaatttatgtataatactataatcttACTGTTTTTGGAACTTTGGCTGATGTCTGGATGACCAAATTAAGAATCCGGAATTATTATAAGCCACAAGCGACAAATGTCATACaaagtataaatgaaaaatggcaAAATGCATTTATCATTGTGGTGATTTGTACTATTTTATGtgcatgattttatttttttgtttttctttcctTCATAATATGTGGCCATAAACTACATAACGAATaatttatgtgaaataaaaatagtgtTCTAACTTCTAACGCCAAACACTAAATATAGATCCGTACCCCCCTAAAATCTTACGCCTGGGATCAATCCCCCCTAGTTCCCTATGTGTACCTAGGGTCTGAATAATTTGCCACCCCTCAAAATTTAACTCTCACTACATCTGTgaggataggtacctatatcatacatatctataatatgttataagtcAGGGATGAGCCACTGGCGGTCCGCGTACCTTTTTTATCTGGCCCacgctacattttcaaattacttcatataattttattatattattatattcgtgtattgtagtaattattttaaaaatttccgctaaaaagcgtaaaaaataaatgttagtaaatttgaaggacttttttttttttttgctttctcctatgcactgcggcccgctagattttaaattacttaaagtACTTAAACGCTAGTTACATTGAATTGCCCATccctattataagttattaatgtgattcaatttttaatttacctgttttgattatttttttcggGTCTATGCCTCAACGGCAGTGGCGGATCTGGGTTTACCACGGAAGCAGTTGGCATCGTGTCTCTGGGCATCAAGTCGTCCGTTCTTGACTGGCACTCGCACTCGGTATGGTTGTAAAAAAGTAACGATTTCTGGATTGATGATTGTTCGGGCGACTTCCAGTCTCCCAGTCCGGGTAAAGTCTGcgtaagaaattaaataaataaataaataaataataagtatgaaGATGCGCATAGACTCGattaatatgagtatatgactgaGGTCGCTTAAGTCTAGCCTAAATttagatatgtacctatatgcctGGCATATAGGCGGAGATTTAGTGCTTTAGACAAATTAGGGGATGGACTTGGAATCGCTTATAAAATTAAGCACAAAACAAATTTGCACAACCACATATTTCTCTATAaaagtgtttttaataaaaaattataggtaggtaaaataatttacatttcataataatcaaatattataagacacAAAAACTAACAAGACTGTTGACTGTCCCCTCCcccaaacaaaaatcttttagattctgagtggaacgatgaatgtattgattttacaatgatgtgtgtgttttttttttgttttttttttattttttttgtgtctgtgtacacgataagtagtcgaaataatgctacgattttcaacttcagtatcttgttcgatcagaaagtgaatatcgttggtgcattggggaggtcaaaatttaaatttcccagtagttttcaaaagcgccgggaaaaacaaaagaaaaattaaggaaaaacgggaatttttacgcaaaatcgatttttcacaaaattgaatttggtttttggtgtaactttaaaaaaaatgaccgtagatacatgacattttgactgaatgtttatcttagtatcttctatacaccataacattttcaaaatattttgatctctttacggacattttcattttccatttttttttagttttttttctaaaaatatcaataaaattttatttgttggataaaaaagcttaaaaatttaatagaggctcctagtatattgtttcaaaggcagatgaaaaatattaaaaatcgttagtcacagtttttttttataagcatttaaagttcaaaatatggaaaaatcacgaaaattagcaaattattttgagttaataattcgtaaaaatttttctttttagaagttagaactaagattttaaaatgtaatacaagattccttatataggataatctacctttatcaaaaaaaaaatttctataagaaactcaaattaaatttttatgagcgtttgaaattcataaatctaaaaaatacatttacacagtttacttttatagtcattttaagttcaaatttggacgaaattacatattgtataacgcgttataagtacctaatggatattgtgatatgattaatttggaatttattataggtaccaactataggtcaatttttttttaataccatcatatataatattatgtcttatacctagactgacataccgtctccgctcagaatcgtttttcttatacaatgatattatatcattgaattcaaatttaataccatccattatacagtgacccacttgcaatctactgtacagcagagcgacatccacttacccaccttttttatattggtattttgttttgggaaaattgttgtgataagagactttcggcaaactgccgacggtatgaataataaattatatagcacaagtcgacaaaattatcgtcgataacaattttatcataggtaggcctcgataaatattactgaaataataactaattataaaatcgacaaaaacaacgataacgacgtcgagtggattttattttatgaattattataacagtctaatataaaactattgcaactatttataactaataccaatttgaaacaaaataaaaatgaagtttagtttaactaataacttgtaatttgtatcataaatatattttaaacccaagaaaaaaatcatatcgACGCCGCTGTGCGTGTCGTCGATGGCTCGTGCTcgcttttaaatgtttattatataattgcggTGATTGGTGAAAAACGCCatgtgaaaaatttaaaatatataccatataatattattattaattagatacctattttatataatatatgttatgccATCCAGCCTTCCAAACTGACAGGttacataataacaaaaaaaaaataaaactatggcTTATGGACTGACACATGCGAGTGTGTGACCGTGACATAACGAAAGATTTATTTGATCGCGACACcctgtgtaatgtgtataatataatatacgatatacgtgTACTATATATACGTGAATACGTCTATACATAAGGAAATGGAATTATCGTACCAATACTAGGGGGGCTCCTGCAGGATGGAGCCGGACTTCGCATCAGTCGTCGGATCAGAGAAAGTCCTACTACATACAATTGTAACGATCACGcgccgatttaaattttttcacgcACAATAATACCGCGATCCTTCCGCGGGTGACGTTTCTATTATTTCATCTCGTTATCCCTACCACACGTCCTCCACACAACCGTCGAAATTTACGCCGCGTGCGATTAACAATCGATGCATCGAACGTAATGTCACCGACGTCCGACGCCCACAAAAGGACCCTTAAACccattaagataaatattatattataatttatagggaTCGAGGGGATTCATGcgataaataatattggtaggtactccgataaataaatttatattattattttgatcgtCGGGACTGGTAAttctgtcgtcgtcgtcgtaggtatctaaataaacacacataatatatatatattgcaggCGCGCATCTGTCTCGTTTTTATTGTTGATCGTCCCCGCCCGGCGAACGTCGAGATTTTAGGTTCCGCGATGATTTTCGTTAGATTTTGCAGTTCAAAACGACACGAGAGGGAgatcaaatatgtatataaagtcCCTGAAGCCTGACTgtgattgaaatttgaaacgtGGTCGAACAGTAAATTCTGTAGTAGCgagcaaacattttaaaatgtttcaacacCGCCCATTcggtgtattgtattattattattatttgtatacttattacaatatttttataatattatagattatataaagtGATCGACATGTGGCGAAAccttgttttcaaaatattatgtataaaactgAACTATGAACGATGATGTCTCGACTATATACACGCGTAcctatacttgtataatatataggtaaacctAATCACGATATGTTTACACGAATTGaactcattattattacctattacttattattaagtaattttggtataatatatactgttccccaaatagtgaaaaaaaaaacatatggtTACATCCTATAATAGCACATTAACAGGACGTTTCATGtcaatttatatcaaataacataatattattataataccgatattatataatataattataatacgttttCGAATTTAAGTTAGAGGATTCATAAAACTCTAAAATATACCCAATGTATTCAATACGACCTATATTGAGTAATTGTATACATCCGAATGTTGATTTGTataattgatattgatattCCCAATTACCTTGAACTACTCTTTGCTTAAATATagtcgttttatttatttgtgtacgCCGTACGTGTAACCAAAATTAAAGTCCACGTTACTTATTATTGCGTAttgccataggcgcaaataacccaaaaatattaggtaggcGAGCTTAAGCACCCAAAACATTTTAGAGGAAGCAGAGCCGTGAAGTGCTTTACCATTCTTCACACTCCTCTTATATTCATACATCTCCTTATAAACGTTACATATATGATatctctattaaaaaaataatataaattaaagatttaatatttaaaccaatATTGTATAGATGTGTGCATTTATaggaaagttaattttttttggcttattttattataaatataactttctTCACAAACAAATTGAATTAGGGACAAGATCCACACGAGATTTGGAGTGCTAGCATTAAAATACAGGGTTCTAAGCACTCTTAGCACCCCTATGATTTGCGCCAATGcgtattaataactaaaataagaaatatttaaagtcTAAAAGATTGTACCTTCTACAACTACAACAGATTCTCGATTacaagaaattttcaaaaatttaattttattacgtttGCTTTGTTATGTCCTAGGTATTATTACCTTGATGATTTGAATTTTCGATAgttcaaatagttttaatattgtcAGTTGAGATTTCTTATTTGTTTgtctttatatacatatagtttatGCACTATCAGaactatagatttatattaatttactcctttaaattattagtaaattcaTATCAAGGGacactacctatatatgtaagatgtatattatgtatcatattaagatttttatatttattacttaacgattcatgataatattattctatggtCGTACGATGACCGTTTACGGTCGTTGTGGTATAATCATaccattatttattaggtatcctgggtgtacataatattatatgtatggaGATAAACGCTGAGAAAAGATATTCGGTAAATATTGGATTTTGTTTTTGTCTtgttaattttgaaatcttTATAGACTACCTGGTACATTTTgtgtttacattataattattttatcattacagGATGCCGCTAAATTCGCCTCGAGGTTTCTATTTGGGTACCAATAATACTGTCAGTCTTCGTTACCTTCAAGTATGTGTACTTAATACATATGTAGTGTTAATGCCGCCTTATGATCACGGAGTTCGTGATGCAACTTCAAAAGGtgaataaaaagaaaagaaaaaacaaatatttttaagaagtattttatatatttgtcttTGAATGTTTCGAATGAGCAGTTACATTTTGttccatacctattatattatattgttcctggaattagttcaaataatatcaaaacaacaTTCGatccaaatgtatttattgatgttttaagctccaataattttgaaatgtgtTAAAAAGTCACatattacaataggtatgtttaattttcctacttttaatacctaattattggtcatgtaaaaataat
This portion of the Acyrthosiphon pisum isolate AL4f chromosome A1, pea_aphid_22Mar2018_4r6ur, whole genome shotgun sequence genome encodes:
- the LOC100164504 gene encoding glia maturation factor beta — its product is MGTKVCDIGDDVKETLRKFRFRKTTKNAALIMKVDREKQQVCVDEMLDDVTLEELREILPGHQPRYIIYCCKMEHEDGRVSFPMCFIYFTPRDSHMELQIMYAGTKMALQREANLTRVYEVRELDEMTDEWLQDCVMGK